A portion of the Burkholderia sp. GAS332 genome contains these proteins:
- a CDS encoding S-(hydroxymethyl)glutathione dehydrogenase / alcohol dehydrogenase, translating to MKTKAAIAWKAGAPLTIEEVDLEGPRSGEVLIEVKATGICHTDYYTLSGADPEGIFPAILGHEGAGVIVDVGPGVGTLKKGDHVIPLYTPECRQCKFCLSRKTNLCQAIRSTQGKGLMPDATSRFSLDGKPLFHYMGTSTFSNYIVVPEIAVAKVREDAPFDKICYIGCGVTTGVGAVVYSAKVEAGANVVVFGLGGIGLNVIQGAKMVGADRIIGVDINPGRVELAKKFGMTHFINPNEVENVVDHIVQLTDGGADYSFECIGNTKVMRQALECTHKGWGQSFIIGVAAAGEEISTRPFQLVTGREWKGSAFGGARGRTDVPKIVDWYMEGKINIDDLITHRLPLERINEGFDLMKKGESIRSVVLY from the coding sequence ATGAAGACGAAGGCAGCCATCGCATGGAAAGCCGGCGCACCGTTGACGATCGAGGAAGTGGATCTCGAAGGGCCGCGCTCCGGTGAGGTTCTGATCGAAGTGAAAGCGACGGGCATCTGCCATACCGATTACTACACGCTGTCGGGCGCCGATCCGGAAGGCATCTTCCCGGCGATTCTCGGCCACGAAGGCGCGGGCGTGATCGTCGATGTCGGTCCGGGTGTCGGCACGCTGAAGAAGGGCGACCATGTGATTCCGCTCTACACGCCGGAATGCCGCCAGTGCAAATTCTGTCTGTCGCGCAAGACCAATCTTTGCCAGGCGATCCGTTCGACGCAGGGCAAAGGGTTGATGCCCGATGCCACATCGCGTTTCTCGCTGGATGGCAAGCCGCTGTTTCACTACATGGGTACGTCGACCTTCTCGAACTACATCGTCGTGCCGGAAATCGCGGTGGCGAAGGTGCGTGAAGACGCGCCGTTCGACAAGATCTGCTACATCGGCTGCGGCGTGACGACGGGCGTGGGCGCGGTCGTGTATTCGGCGAAGGTCGAAGCGGGCGCGAACGTGGTGGTGTTCGGTCTCGGCGGCATCGGCCTGAATGTGATCCAGGGCGCGAAGATGGTCGGCGCGGACAGGATCATCGGCGTCGACATCAATCCGGGCCGCGTCGAACTGGCAAAGAAGTTCGGCATGACCCACTTCATCAACCCGAACGAAGTGGAGAACGTGGTCGATCACATCGTGCAACTCACCGATGGCGGCGCGGACTACTCGTTCGAATGCATCGGCAACACCAAGGTGATGCGGCAAGCGCTGGAGTGCACGCACAAGGGCTGGGGCCAGTCGTTCATCATCGGCGTGGCGGCGGCGGGCGAAGAGATCAGCACGCGGCCGTTCCAGCTGGTGACGGGCCGTGAGTGGAAGGGCTCGGCATTCGGCGGTGCACGTGGCCGCACGGACGTGCCGAAGATCGTCGACTGGTACATGGAAGGCAAGATCAATATCGACGACCTGATCACGCACCGTCTGCCGCTCGAGCGTATCAACGAAGGCTTCGACCTGATGAAGAAGGGCGAGTCGATCCGCTCGGTCGTGCTGTACTAA
- a CDS encoding transcriptional regulator, XRE family with cupin sensor encodes MQNGEDGKHSLERYLGATIRELRLRHDLTIAQVSEQAGISRGMLSKIENAQTSTGLDVLNRIAQALGVSMSTLFRHFDVPEGGAQLVKNGEGMEVVRKGTKRGHTYHLLAYDQGPKKLFEPFLITMDDESETFPVFEHQGTEFIHMLKGVIEYRHGQQTYILHPGDTITFQADVPHGPERLIKTPIQFLSIFVYGQTERE; translated from the coding sequence ATGCAAAACGGTGAAGATGGGAAACACTCGCTTGAGCGATATCTCGGCGCTACGATCCGGGAACTCCGCCTGCGCCACGACCTGACTATCGCTCAGGTGTCCGAGCAAGCCGGCATCAGCCGGGGCATGCTTTCAAAAATCGAGAATGCTCAGACCTCGACCGGGCTCGACGTACTGAACCGGATTGCTCAGGCGCTCGGCGTCTCGATGTCCACCCTGTTCCGTCATTTCGATGTTCCCGAAGGCGGGGCCCAACTCGTTAAAAACGGAGAAGGCATGGAGGTCGTCCGTAAAGGCACAAAACGCGGCCATACCTACCACCTGCTTGCGTACGACCAGGGTCCGAAAAAGCTGTTCGAACCGTTTTTGATTACTATGGACGACGAATCAGAAACCTTTCCGGTGTTCGAGCATCAAGGCACTGAATTCATCCATATGCTCAAGGGTGTTATCGAGTACCGTCACGGCCAGCAAACCTATATCCTGCATCCGGGCGATACGATCACCTTCCAGGCCGACGTACCGCATGGCCCCGAACGGCTAATCAAGACGCCGATCCAGTTCCTGTCGATCTTCGTCTATGGACAAACCGAGCGGGAGTGA
- a CDS encoding electron transfer flavoprotein alpha subunit apoprotein, with amino-acid sequence MRSLVVGEWENGVIAESTRRAVTAAIQRGQSVDVIVSQAGASAAANIAGVDRVLSVNNDVAATPAAETLSAQLHALAASYSLIIASHRSLGRSALPRAAALADGAFLSDVIGIDSAGRFVRGLYAGSVIVTVEVTARITFATIRASSFAPAEITGGTAEVIALEPVPVFAKTKLLERQASEQTGRDLSSARIVVSGGRGLASPDNMHRLGQLAERMGAALGASRAAVDAGYAPNSAQVGQTGKTVAPDVYFAFGISGAIQHLAGMKDSKIIVAVNKDPDAPIFSVADYGIVGDLFDVVGELEAHVARRAA; translated from the coding sequence ATGAGAAGCCTTGTGGTGGGGGAATGGGAAAACGGCGTGATCGCGGAGTCAACCCGGCGGGCGGTAACTGCAGCGATCCAGCGCGGTCAATCGGTTGATGTCATTGTGAGCCAAGCCGGTGCAAGTGCTGCGGCGAACATCGCCGGCGTAGACCGGGTCCTCTCGGTGAATAACGATGTTGCGGCTACGCCGGCGGCGGAAACGCTAAGCGCACAATTGCACGCGCTCGCTGCCAGTTACTCGCTGATCATTGCAAGCCATCGAAGTCTGGGCCGCAGCGCGCTTCCGCGCGCCGCGGCGCTAGCCGATGGTGCCTTTCTCTCCGACGTGATTGGCATCGACAGTGCAGGCCGGTTTGTTCGAGGGTTGTATGCAGGTAGCGTTATCGTAACGGTTGAGGTCACCGCGAGGATCACCTTTGCAACCATACGAGCATCGTCATTCGCGCCGGCAGAGATAACCGGTGGGACAGCAGAGGTCATCGCTCTCGAACCCGTACCCGTGTTTGCGAAGACGAAACTGCTCGAGCGCCAAGCCTCAGAGCAAACCGGACGCGATCTAAGCAGCGCTCGAATCGTCGTATCCGGCGGCCGCGGACTTGCATCGCCGGACAACATGCATCGGCTCGGCCAACTCGCCGAACGCATGGGTGCAGCGTTGGGCGCCTCGCGCGCCGCCGTTGATGCCGGCTATGCGCCGAATTCGGCACAAGTTGGGCAGACCGGGAAGACCGTGGCGCCCGACGTGTATTTTGCATTCGGCATTTCCGGCGCGATCCAGCATCTGGCGGGAATGAAGGACTCGAAAATCATCGTCGCGGTGAACAAAGACCCGGACGCACCCATTTTTTCGGTTGCCGATTATGGCATCGTTGGCGACCTGTTCGACGTAGTGGGCGAGCTTGAGGCCCACGTAGCCAGGCGCGCTGCGTAA
- a CDS encoding Catechol 2,3-dioxygenase: MAVFTHVTVGTNDLERARQFYDIVLDNIGLKRIADLSNSGSIWGDGAPSFFVLKPANGQPATVGNGVTVSFEAPNRRSADAFYKEALTAGGKCEGAPGPRGWAPNAYAAYVRDLDGNKLAVYCFKPE, from the coding sequence ATGGCAGTTTTTACGCATGTTACGGTCGGCACGAATGACCTTGAAAGAGCGCGTCAATTTTACGACATTGTGCTTGATAATATCGGCCTGAAACGGATCGCTGACTTGTCCAATTCGGGATCGATTTGGGGCGATGGCGCTCCGTCTTTCTTCGTCCTAAAGCCCGCCAATGGCCAACCTGCTACTGTGGGCAATGGCGTGACCGTATCGTTCGAGGCACCCAATCGCCGTTCAGCTGATGCCTTCTATAAAGAGGCATTGACTGCTGGTGGAAAATGTGAAGGCGCTCCGGGTCCGCGCGGCTGGGCGCCCAACGCGTATGCCGCCTACGTGCGTGATCTAGACGGTAATAAACTCGCGGTCTATTGTTTTAAACCGGAATAG
- a CDS encoding Glycine/D-amino acid oxidase yields MSHYDFVVIGAGVIGASVAHHLAALGAKSVLVLERSTIGAGTTSQSSGLLRTHYSVKQNVELARSSWWAFNNFAEYVGDDEASCGLVKCGYMICAPEGDKIDPLRASLTAQQDMGIEVQHLDQVEARERLPIAQFDNAALIGYEPEAGFADAYLVATSFARSARRQGVKIMEGVTVTGVLREGRKVVGVETTAGQFSCGTLISTQNIWTPEIAGWLNVDLPVKPERHTVLALECDASYTFKMPAFKDLGSPGMLYYRSYGGSQMLVSEGVVGETLNAPETEQGDISLDYVGEVGAQVAERFPPYETAGLASSWTGVYDVTPDWNPVLGSVADIEGLVVGFGFSGHGFKLSPGVGKILAQHALGLPTDVSLDPYALSRFASGALLVGKYGAGAVS; encoded by the coding sequence ATGAGCCATTACGATTTTGTTGTAATCGGTGCCGGCGTAATCGGAGCCTCGGTGGCCCATCATCTGGCGGCACTCGGCGCGAAGAGCGTGCTCGTCCTCGAGCGAAGCACCATTGGCGCGGGCACGACCTCACAGTCGTCCGGGCTGCTGCGTACCCATTATTCGGTGAAGCAGAACGTCGAACTCGCCCGTTCGTCGTGGTGGGCATTCAACAATTTCGCCGAGTATGTGGGCGACGACGAGGCATCATGCGGCCTCGTGAAATGCGGTTACATGATCTGCGCGCCTGAAGGTGACAAGATCGATCCGCTGCGCGCTTCGCTGACCGCTCAGCAGGATATGGGCATTGAAGTCCAACATCTCGACCAGGTCGAGGCTCGGGAACGTCTTCCTATTGCGCAATTCGACAATGCCGCCCTGATCGGCTATGAACCGGAGGCCGGTTTCGCGGATGCCTACCTCGTCGCAACGAGCTTCGCGCGGTCCGCGCGGCGGCAAGGCGTCAAGATCATGGAGGGCGTGACGGTCACCGGCGTGTTACGTGAAGGACGCAAGGTTGTTGGCGTAGAAACCACGGCGGGTCAGTTCAGTTGTGGCACCCTGATTAGCACTCAGAACATCTGGACGCCGGAGATCGCAGGCTGGTTGAACGTGGATTTGCCGGTCAAACCCGAACGCCACACAGTGCTCGCGCTGGAGTGCGACGCATCCTACACGTTCAAAATGCCAGCCTTTAAAGATCTCGGCTCCCCGGGCATGCTTTATTACCGTAGCTACGGCGGAAGCCAGATGCTTGTGTCCGAGGGTGTCGTTGGTGAAACCCTGAATGCTCCGGAGACTGAGCAAGGGGATATTTCGCTCGACTACGTCGGCGAGGTGGGCGCGCAAGTCGCCGAACGTTTCCCCCCGTACGAAACCGCCGGCCTCGCGTCATCGTGGACGGGCGTCTACGACGTCACGCCAGACTGGAATCCCGTCCTGGGTTCGGTCGCCGATATCGAAGGCCTGGTCGTCGGCTTCGGATTCTCTGGCCATGGTTTCAAGTTGTCCCCGGGTGTCGGAAAGATTCTCGCTCAGCATGCGCTAGGGTTGCCGACCGACGTCTCGCTGGATCCTTATGCGTTGAGTCGGTTCGCGAGCGGCGCGCTGCTCGTCGGCAAATACGGCGCCGGCGCCGTGTCCTGA
- a CDS encoding electron-transferring-flavoprotein dehydrogenase yields the protein MQNLKEQYGPRESMEYDVVIVGGGPAGLSAAIRLKQLAAEKGVEIGVCVLEKGSEIGAHILSGAVMDPRAITELIPDWKEKGAPLTVDVTEDKFLFLTETGSKSVPTWALPDNFKNHGNYVISLANVTRWLGQQAEALGVEIFPGFPAAEILYNDDGSVKGVATGNLGIGKDGEPTENFQLGMELHAKYTLFCEGARGHLGRQLNDKFKLREGVDPQVYGIGIKELWEIDPAKHKPGLVMHTAGWPLENDTYGGSFLYHMDNNQVVVGFVVGLGYTNPYLSPFEEFQRYKTHPAIRAILEGGKRVSYGARAITAGGLLSLPKLVFPGGALVGDDAGFLNASRIKGSHAAIKTGMLAADAAFEAVQAGRTSDELTAYPESFKTSWLHTELHRARNFKQWMSKGLYLGTLMVGIEQKLLGGNVPWTLHHQHSDHEMLKPASQCKQIVYPKPDGKLTFDRLSSVFISNTNHEENQPAHLTLKDPSVPVNVNWQAYAGPESRYCPAAVYEFVKNDDGSERLVINAQNCVHCKTCDIKDPTQNIVWVTPEGGGGPNYSSM from the coding sequence ATGCAGAACCTGAAAGAACAATACGGTCCACGCGAGTCGATGGAATACGACGTCGTGATCGTCGGCGGCGGCCCGGCTGGCCTGTCCGCGGCGATCCGCCTGAAGCAGCTGGCGGCTGAGAAAGGCGTCGAGATTGGCGTGTGCGTACTGGAAAAAGGCTCGGAGATCGGGGCGCATATCCTGTCGGGCGCGGTCATGGATCCGCGCGCGATCACCGAACTGATCCCCGACTGGAAGGAAAAAGGCGCGCCGCTGACGGTGGACGTGACCGAAGACAAGTTCCTGTTCCTGACTGAAACCGGTTCGAAGAGCGTGCCGACCTGGGCACTGCCGGACAACTTCAAGAACCACGGCAACTATGTGATCAGCCTCGCGAACGTCACGCGCTGGCTGGGTCAGCAGGCCGAGGCGCTCGGCGTCGAGATTTTCCCGGGCTTTCCGGCCGCCGAGATTCTGTATAACGACGACGGCTCGGTCAAAGGTGTCGCCACCGGCAATCTGGGCATCGGCAAGGATGGCGAGCCGACCGAGAACTTCCAGCTCGGCATGGAGTTGCACGCCAAGTACACGCTGTTCTGCGAAGGCGCGCGTGGGCACCTGGGCCGCCAGTTGAACGACAAGTTCAAGCTGCGCGAAGGCGTCGATCCGCAGGTCTACGGCATCGGCATCAAGGAACTGTGGGAAATCGATCCGGCCAAGCACAAGCCCGGCCTGGTGATGCACACCGCCGGCTGGCCGCTGGAGAACGACACGTACGGCGGCTCGTTCCTCTATCACATGGACAACAACCAGGTGGTGGTGGGCTTCGTGGTTGGCCTCGGCTACACGAACCCGTACCTGTCGCCGTTCGAGGAATTCCAGCGCTACAAGACGCATCCGGCCATCCGCGCGATTCTGGAAGGCGGCAAGCGGGTGTCGTACGGCGCGCGGGCGATCACCGCGGGCGGTCTGTTGTCGTTACCGAAGCTGGTGTTCCCGGGTGGCGCGCTGGTGGGTGACGATGCCGGCTTCCTGAACGCATCGCGGATCAAGGGTTCGCATGCGGCTATCAAGACCGGCATGCTGGCCGCCGATGCCGCATTTGAAGCCGTGCAGGCTGGCCGCACCAGTGATGAACTGACGGCCTATCCGGAGTCGTTCAAGACTTCGTGGCTGCACACGGAACTGCATCGCGCGCGCAACTTCAAGCAGTGGATGAGCAAGGGCCTGTACCTCGGTACGTTGATGGTCGGCATCGAGCAGAAGCTGCTGGGCGGCAATGTGCCGTGGACGCTGCATCACCAGCATTCCGATCACGAGATGCTCAAACCCGCGTCGCAGTGCAAGCAGATCGTCTATCCGAAGCCGGATGGCAAGCTGACGTTCGACCGGCTCTCGTCGGTGTTCATCTCGAACACCAATCATGAAGAGAACCAGCCGGCTCATCTGACGCTGAAAGACCCTTCGGTGCCGGTGAATGTGAACTGGCAGGCCTATGCCGGTCCGGAATCGCGCTACTGCCCGGCCGCGGTGTATGAGTTCGTGAAGAACGACGACGGCAGCGAGCGTCTCGTGATCAATGCGCAGAACTGCGTGCATTGCAAGACCTGCGATATCAAGGACCCGACGCAGAACATCGTCTGGGTGACGCCTGAAGGCGGCGGCGGTCCGAATTATTCAAGCATGTAG
- a CDS encoding Various environmental stresses-induced protein Ves, whose amino-acid sequence MNHDPLNSASGADGARTLRLKKPRTPETVPSVRFLDCAAHAQEPWINGGGTTRTLARGKNRSGSADWRVSLADLNGAAKFSQFPEFDRSLLLVDDGVVDLHSHEGQILARPGQAVNFSGDLNVWISLLAKPVRVLNVMTRRTAFRSNVSVATNSLRITPASVQILISLSGQWNVSSSLLKNVPLAPMHGIWIESRTEELDLHHVGAGAELVSIAIEPIADASEH is encoded by the coding sequence ATGAACCACGACCCGCTCAATTCCGCATCGGGTGCGGACGGCGCGCGAACGCTACGTTTAAAGAAACCGCGTACACCGGAAACGGTGCCGTCCGTCCGATTCCTCGATTGTGCAGCACATGCACAGGAGCCATGGATCAACGGTGGCGGCACCACCCGCACGCTCGCACGCGGAAAAAACCGTTCAGGTTCAGCGGATTGGCGCGTTAGTCTCGCCGATCTCAACGGTGCCGCGAAGTTTTCGCAATTCCCCGAATTCGACCGGAGCCTTCTGCTTGTGGATGACGGCGTGGTCGATCTGCATTCCCACGAAGGGCAGATACTGGCTCGTCCGGGGCAGGCCGTGAATTTCAGCGGTGATCTGAATGTGTGGATCAGTCTGCTAGCGAAGCCCGTCCGGGTGCTGAACGTGATGACTCGGCGGACTGCGTTCCGCTCGAATGTGAGCGTCGCGACAAACTCGCTCCGGATCACGCCGGCGAGCGTCCAGATATTGATTAGCCTGTCGGGTCAGTGGAACGTGTCAAGCTCCTTGCTTAAGAATGTCCCGCTTGCACCGATGCACGGCATTTGGATCGAAAGCCGCACTGAGGAACTGGATCTCCATCATGTCGGCGCTGGAGCCGAGTTGGTATCGATCGCAATTGAACCTATCGCCGACGCAAGCGAGCATTAA
- a CDS encoding electron transfer flavoprotein beta subunit: MSIRILVPVKRVVDANVRVRVSASGAVDTAGLKMSLNPFDECAVEKASQLKEAGIASHVTAITCGHAGSQDVLRTALAMGADDAVLIDTGSLTATLDSLAVARLLSAFMATANFGLVLCGKQAIDDDVGGVAAMLAALLGWPQALNACALVNHGVSWHVTCGDDSGTSKWALDGPSVVSADLRLADPRRVTLPSIVKAKQKPLITLDGTSLGVDLTPRVIVTDLSDPPVRGPGIKVPHTAALLDAIAAHRPFENVGATA, from the coding sequence ATGTCCATTCGAATTCTCGTTCCCGTCAAACGGGTCGTCGACGCCAATGTCCGCGTACGGGTCAGCGCGAGCGGCGCAGTCGACACCGCCGGCCTGAAGATGTCGCTGAATCCATTCGACGAATGTGCCGTGGAAAAGGCGTCGCAACTGAAGGAGGCGGGCATTGCGTCGCACGTGACCGCAATCACGTGCGGACACGCTGGTAGCCAGGACGTGTTGCGTACGGCGTTGGCAATGGGCGCCGACGACGCTGTCCTGATAGACACCGGTTCGCTAACGGCGACGCTCGACTCGCTCGCCGTCGCTCGTTTGCTAAGCGCCTTCATGGCGACAGCGAACTTCGGTCTTGTGCTATGCGGCAAGCAGGCTATCGATGACGATGTCGGCGGCGTCGCAGCCATGCTCGCGGCTCTGCTCGGTTGGCCCCAGGCGCTCAATGCCTGCGCATTGGTGAATCACGGCGTGAGCTGGCACGTGACCTGCGGCGACGACAGCGGGACTTCGAAGTGGGCGCTCGACGGTCCGAGCGTTGTCAGCGCGGACCTGCGACTCGCCGATCCGCGTCGTGTGACATTGCCAAGCATCGTCAAAGCCAAGCAGAAACCTTTAATAACGCTCGACGGCACCTCGCTCGGTGTTGATCTGACGCCGCGCGTGATTGTGACTGATCTAAGCGATCCCCCTGTGCGCGGGCCCGGCATCAAGGTCCCACATACTGCCGCGCTGCTGGATGCCATTGCGGCACATCGTCCGTTTGAAAACGTTGGAGCTACAGCATGA
- a CDS encoding N-formylglutamate deformylase, protein MSEFYSLHRGDAPLVISIPHLGTEIPAPLKHLYSHAALTLADTDWHLDRLYDFAKGLGATVLGARISRYVIDLNRPPDDESLYPGQTTTGLCPTETFRGEPVYQLGKEPDQAEKKRRVDAHWQPYHAALSTELGRLRELHPNVLLWEAHSIASVLPRLFDAKLPDLNLGTQDGRTASPQVQAAVEAAAADSAYTWVANGRFKGGYITRHFGDPEHGIHAIQLEMCQSTYMNEAAPFLYHEERAAAVQPTLQRMVSGALRAVQQL, encoded by the coding sequence ATGAGTGAGTTTTACAGTTTGCACCGCGGCGACGCGCCTTTGGTGATCTCGATTCCGCACCTCGGCACGGAAATCCCGGCGCCATTGAAGCATCTGTATTCACACGCAGCGCTGACGCTGGCCGACACGGACTGGCACCTCGACCGTCTCTATGACTTTGCGAAAGGCTTGGGCGCAACCGTGCTGGGCGCCCGTATCTCGCGGTATGTGATCGATCTGAACCGGCCGCCCGACGATGAGAGCCTGTATCCGGGGCAAACGACAACCGGCCTGTGCCCGACTGAAACGTTCCGTGGAGAGCCGGTGTACCAATTGGGGAAAGAGCCCGACCAGGCAGAAAAAAAGCGTCGTGTGGACGCCCATTGGCAGCCTTATCACGCTGCACTAAGCACGGAGCTAGGTCGCCTTCGTGAGCTGCACCCGAATGTCCTCTTATGGGAAGCTCACTCGATTGCGAGCGTGTTGCCCCGGCTATTTGACGCGAAGCTTCCAGATCTCAACTTGGGGACCCAGGACGGTCGAACAGCCAGCCCGCAGGTGCAGGCTGCCGTGGAGGCCGCTGCGGCAGACAGCGCCTATACATGGGTGGCGAACGGCCGGTTCAAGGGCGGCTATATCACACGACATTTCGGCGATCCTGAGCATGGCATCCATGCGATTCAACTGGAGATGTGTCAGTCGACCTACATGAATGAGGCCGCACCGTTTTTATATCACGAGGAGCGTGCCGCGGCCGTTCAGCCGACACTTCAGCGCATGGTGAGCGGCGCGCTGCGGGCTGTTCAGCAATTGTGA
- a CDS encoding DNA-binding transcriptional regulator, LysR family: MRRTQPPIDLRGLQAFIAVCEAGSMTGAAKQLGVSQSAISQSIAALERDQGVDLFDRESRPPRPNVAGRALLELAGPLIEHAQMVSARVGDASHTGKLPVRLGCVDSFAATVGPELIRAVSGSARQISLWSGLTPGLSKQLHDRELDVAICTQTVLNDARIVEVPLFSEAFVAVVARPYLAERKNIDWRTLALELPLIRYTSRSVIGQQVERFARHLGINSVRRYEFDATDPLLSLVAARLGFAISTPLCLWQARHYLDDIAVLPLPDSRLGRRDFFLLHRQGEWEDFASEIVTLTRGVLDHGIRPALCRALPHLPDDALR; this comes from the coding sequence ATGCGACGAACCCAACCGCCCATTGATCTGCGCGGGCTGCAGGCCTTTATTGCCGTGTGCGAAGCGGGCTCCATGACGGGCGCGGCAAAGCAGTTGGGCGTGAGCCAAAGTGCAATCAGCCAGTCCATCGCGGCGTTGGAGCGCGATCAGGGCGTCGATCTTTTCGACCGCGAAAGCCGGCCGCCACGCCCGAACGTCGCCGGACGCGCGCTGCTCGAACTGGCCGGTCCGTTAATCGAACACGCTCAGATGGTCAGTGCGCGCGTCGGCGATGCGTCGCATACGGGAAAGCTGCCGGTGAGGCTCGGTTGTGTGGATTCATTCGCAGCCACCGTGGGGCCGGAGTTGATCCGGGCCGTTTCCGGCTCTGCGCGACAGATTTCGCTCTGGTCAGGGTTGACTCCCGGGCTGAGCAAGCAATTGCATGACCGAGAACTCGACGTCGCAATATGCACACAGACTGTGTTAAACGACGCGAGGATCGTCGAGGTGCCGCTGTTCTCGGAGGCGTTCGTGGCCGTGGTGGCGCGCCCGTATCTGGCGGAGCGCAAGAACATCGACTGGCGCACGTTGGCGCTGGAGTTGCCGTTAATTCGATACACCTCTCGCTCGGTCATTGGGCAACAGGTCGAGCGATTCGCCCGGCATCTGGGAATCAACAGCGTACGTCGGTACGAATTCGACGCGACCGATCCGCTCTTGAGCCTCGTCGCGGCGCGTCTTGGATTTGCGATTTCAACGCCGCTTTGTTTGTGGCAAGCGCGTCACTACCTCGACGATATTGCCGTTCTGCCGCTTCCCGATAGCCGTCTGGGACGTCGTGACTTTTTTCTGCTGCATCGACAGGGCGAATGGGAAGATTTTGCTTCGGAGATCGTCACGCTGACGCGAGGCGTGCTGGACCATGGAATTCGCCCTGCGCTGTGCCGTGCGTTGCCGCACTTGCCGGACGATGCGCTGAGGTAA
- a CDS encoding S-formylglutathione hydrolase has product MLELLSSHACHGGEQRIYRHDSQTVGLPMRFSVYLPPQALRANANVPALFYLAGLTCTEETFPVKAGAQRFAAQHGIALIAPDTSPRGAGVPGESAAWDFGVGAGFYVDATQQPWAKHYRMYSYVRDELRETVLANLPVDGARLGIFGHSMGGHGALMLALRNPEIYRSVSAFAPIAAPSQCPWGVKAFSGYLGEDREGWRKYDSSELVAQASRKFKEGILVDQGLADQFLAEQLNPDVFEAACKAAGQPLTLRRHAGYDHGYYFISTFIVDHLEYHANILYRRERA; this is encoded by the coding sequence ATGCTTGAACTATTGTCGTCGCATGCCTGCCATGGCGGCGAGCAGCGCATCTATCGTCACGACTCGCAGACCGTCGGTCTGCCGATGCGTTTCTCGGTGTATCTGCCACCGCAGGCCTTGCGGGCCAACGCGAATGTGCCCGCGCTGTTCTATCTCGCGGGTCTGACCTGCACGGAAGAAACCTTTCCGGTCAAGGCGGGCGCGCAGCGCTTCGCGGCGCAGCACGGCATCGCGCTGATCGCGCCGGACACCAGTCCGCGCGGTGCGGGCGTGCCGGGCGAAAGTGCAGCATGGGATTTCGGCGTGGGCGCGGGCTTTTACGTCGACGCGACCCAGCAGCCCTGGGCGAAGCATTATCGGATGTACTCGTACGTGCGCGACGAACTGCGCGAAACGGTGCTCGCGAATCTGCCGGTGGACGGCGCGCGTCTGGGCATTTTCGGACATTCGATGGGTGGTCATGGCGCGTTGATGCTGGCGCTGCGCAACCCGGAGATCTACCGGTCGGTGTCGGCGTTCGCGCCGATCGCGGCGCCTTCACAGTGCCCGTGGGGCGTGAAGGCGTTCAGCGGGTATCTGGGTGAAGACCGGGAAGGGTGGCGCAAGTACGACTCGAGCGAACTCGTCGCTCAAGCGTCGCGCAAGTTCAAGGAAGGGATTCTGGTCGATCAGGGGCTGGCGGATCAGTTCCTTGCCGAGCAGTTGAATCCGGATGTGTTCGAAGCGGCCTGCAAGGCCGCGGGGCAGCCGCTGACGCTGCGTCGTCATGCAGGCTACGACCATGGGTATTACTTCATCTCGACATTCATTGTCGATCATTTGGAGTACCACGCAAATATTCTCTATCGACGAGAGAGAGCGTAA